The DNA segment AGGCGCTCGTAGAGCGCCTCCTGCCGCCGCACCATGTCGTCGATGTCCCACTCCCCCGCGCGCGCCGCCCCCGCGGCGCCCATCCGCCGCGCGAGCGCCGGATCGTCCAGCAGCGACGCGACCGCCGCGGCCAGGCCCTCGACGTCGCGCGCCGCGCGGAGGAAGCCGGTCTCGCCGTCGGCGACCGCCTCCGGCGTTCCGTCCACCGCCGTCGCCACGACCGGCTTCCCCGCGGCCATCGCCTCGGGGACGACGCGCGGCAGCCCTTCGTGGAGCGACGTCAGGAGCAGGACGTCGAGATCGCCGACGATCGTCGCCGGATCGTCGCGCCAGCCGAGCAGCCGGACCCGTGCGCCGATCCCCGCCG comes from the bacterium genome and includes:
- a CDS encoding glycosyltransferase, translating into AGIGARVRLLGWRDDPATIVGDLDVLLLTSLHEGLPRVVPEAMAAGKPVVATAVDGTPEAVADGETGFLRAARDVEGLAAAVASLLDDPALARRMGAAGAARAGEWDIDDMVRRQEALYERLLAAAARRG